The Pseudogulbenkiania sp. MAI-1 sequence GGTCGGAAACCATTTCTTGTGCATCCAGCGCAGCCAGCGCCGCTTGCCCACTGTCACACAGGGTCACCTGATGCAGCCCCAGATTCCCTAGTATCCGGGCAAGCAGTTTGAGCATGAAGGGCTCATCATCGAGCACCATGACTCTGACATGAGACAGGTCTATCATCATTTTCCTTTTTGCGACAGGCCGGCTATGGCGTCAGGTAAGAATCCAAATAGGCGTCGACGCAAGCCATCTCCGTCTCAATACGAGCCAGCAACGCGGACGAAGCTTTGACTTCATCCGTCCTGGCCGCCTCTTCGAGTTCGGCGCATAAATCCCCCAGAGCCAGTGCCCCCACTGAACGGGAAGAGGATTTGAGCCGGTGGGCCACAGCCCCCGCTTTGACGATATCTCCGGAATGATAGGCACTCTGCAATTCGAGCAACGCTTTTGCCGCACTGTTTCTGAAATCCAGCAAGAAGTCGCGGATTACAGAAGGATCATCTCCAACCAGCGCTGCCAGCACACTGACATCCACAGGGTTTGATGACTCCTCCACACCAACGGGTGTAATCATGGGTGTTGTCCTGGATTCGGCCGGTTGCGATAGCCATTTCGTCAGCATGTCTTGTAGAGAGGAAAGCTGTGTCGGTTTGCTCAGATAGTCATTCATTCCGGCCTCTTGGCAACGTTGAGCCTCGCCCTGTGTCAGGCGACATCGTAAATTGACCCCCTAGCGACACGAAGAACTGACCCCCTTGTTTGCAAGGAGGCAGTCGTTGGAAACGCAGTATTCAGCGAGTCATCCTGTACCCCGTGAGGTTTGTGGAGTACGGGAGATGTTGGAGCCGGAAGCAGTAACGGCAATCGTTCGACTGGGGCAATCCGGCTGGGGGGCGAAGCGGATTGCCAAGACGCTGGGAATCGCCCGAAATACCGTGCGGCACTATTTGCGTGCCGGCGGCCCGGTGCCATACCAGCAGCCGCAACGCAGCGGCGTGCTCACCGGGCACGAGGCCTGGCTACGTGAGCAGTTTCTAACGCACAAGGGCAACTGCGACGTGGTGCGTCAGCTACTGGCTAAGGAACACGGTATTGCCACCAGCCTGCGCACCGTTGAACGCGCCTGCCGGCCATATCGGCAGGAGCTTGAAGCCAGCCGGCGAGCGACGATCCGGTTCGAGACTGCTCCTGGCGAGCAGATGCAGATCGACTTCGGCCAAGTGCGCATCCAGATCGGTGGCGAACTGGTGCGTGTGTACCTGTTCGTGGCGACGCTTGGCTACTCGCGCCGTGGCTTTGTTTGCCCATTCCGTCACGAACGGCAGAGTGCTTGGTTTGGCGGTATCGA is a genomic window containing:
- a CDS encoding Hpt domain-containing protein, with product MNDYLSKPTQLSSLQDMLTKWLSQPAESRTTPMITPVGVEESSNPVDVSVLAALVGDDPSVIRDFLLDFRNSAAKALLELQSAYHSGDIVKAGAVAHRLKSSSRSVGALALGDLCAELEEAARTDEVKASSALLARIETEMACVDAYLDSYLTP